The following proteins come from a genomic window of Methanosarcina sp. MTP4:
- a CDS encoding oligosaccharyl transferase, archaeosortase A system-associated, which yields MTAESKSPKKLLESLPYFVGIIISFLVALHIRTLPKAGVFLSNGFVRFGGNDPWYHLRNVESILHHFPNMLWFDAYTHYPFGTDQVFAPLFDMFLASVIWVLGGGNPDQDLIYNVSAYYPAFLGALVLVPTYYAAKWVFDDRRVGLLSVFILAVLPGQFLSRSMIGFNDHHIAETLLSTVTAMFFIMALNKAGKYEISFEKIKNKDFASLKGILPYLLLTGIFLGAYALAWKGALFFAFILGAYITVQHVLDHMKGKPTDYVAISGMFIFAVAFFIVMLTPHLGGTKSLHMKGLLAGIFAFPILTGISVFMNNRKLPKYYYPFTLGVLFVAGIGLAKIISPSIFALIMSVFSYFLRTGGALTIAEASPFFSRGGLEQLYVQFAYAGYVVFLGLALLVYEIYKRNGQEKSFLLIWTLMIFWAMLQQNRFAYYFSVNVAILSAYFAIWIADSVGLKSLSEDFKAKVKTIAEVPDFLKKNLDAKKAFSIVVLLVSALVLIVPSYGAAMEYTKGTGGPNGPWIEATLWLNSNTPDPGLDFYENYEIPADGELYSYPDSAYGVMSWWDYGHWIEVIGRRIPNANPFQQGVGGRRNSLEEPNRPGASTFFTAQSEEEATAVLEAIHPDPDKVAARYVVSDVEMATGKFYAMTAWTLDSEGYYESTFTGNGYQTLPALRYYNSMEARLHLFDGTGLEQYRLVHETWAGQTAEMGYKQVFNYLYLTQLAADDPRGKLAEEDTGYVKIFEYVKGAKISGTASPNEKVMINTIIMTGQGRDFEYSQSTTADAEGRYEFTVPYSTEGPISGETQFDTAPIRPYLVSYGSTTKEVGVSEEAVLNGEEIKV from the coding sequence ATGACTGCTGAAAGCAAGAGTCCAAAAAAGTTGCTTGAAAGCCTTCCGTATTTTGTGGGGATCATTATTTCATTTCTTGTTGCTCTCCACATCAGAACTCTCCCGAAGGCTGGTGTGTTTCTTTCGAACGGATTTGTGAGGTTTGGGGGAAATGATCCCTGGTACCATCTTCGAAACGTTGAGTCCATTCTCCACCATTTCCCGAATATGCTCTGGTTCGATGCTTATACACATTATCCTTTCGGGACGGACCAGGTCTTTGCTCCCTTATTCGATATGTTTCTAGCTTCGGTTATATGGGTCCTCGGTGGAGGGAATCCGGATCAGGACCTGATCTATAATGTGTCCGCATACTATCCGGCATTCCTCGGAGCCCTGGTGCTGGTCCCCACATACTATGCGGCAAAATGGGTATTCGATGACAGAAGAGTGGGTCTTCTTTCCGTGTTCATTCTTGCGGTCCTTCCGGGGCAGTTCCTGTCCCGTTCAATGATAGGTTTCAATGACCATCATATTGCAGAAACCCTTCTAAGTACGGTTACTGCGATGTTTTTCATAATGGCACTAAATAAAGCAGGCAAATATGAAATCTCTTTTGAAAAAATTAAGAACAAGGACTTTGCTTCCTTAAAGGGTATTCTCCCCTATCTTTTGCTAACCGGAATTTTTCTTGGAGCCTATGCTCTTGCCTGGAAAGGTGCCCTTTTCTTTGCCTTTATCCTGGGCGCATACATCACGGTTCAACACGTCCTTGACCATATGAAGGGTAAACCTACGGATTATGTGGCGATTTCCGGGATGTTTATTTTTGCTGTTGCTTTTTTCATAGTGATGCTGACCCCTCATCTTGGGGGTACCAAATCCCTTCACATGAAAGGACTACTTGCTGGAATTTTTGCTTTTCCTATCCTCACGGGCATCTCCGTTTTTATGAATAATAGGAAGCTTCCGAAATACTATTATCCCTTTACGCTTGGAGTGCTATTTGTTGCCGGAATCGGACTGGCCAAAATTATATCCCCTTCTATTTTTGCACTGATCATGTCTGTCTTCAGTTATTTCCTGAGGACCGGCGGTGCACTTACGATTGCCGAAGCCTCTCCATTCTTCAGCAGAGGCGGGTTGGAACAGCTCTATGTGCAGTTTGCATATGCAGGATACGTTGTGTTCCTGGGACTTGCGCTGCTTGTCTATGAAATCTACAAAAGAAATGGGCAGGAGAAAAGCTTCCTGCTTATCTGGACCCTGATGATTTTCTGGGCAATGCTTCAGCAGAACCGTTTTGCGTACTACTTTTCGGTGAATGTCGCCATCCTTTCTGCCTATTTTGCGATCTGGATTGCGGACTCTGTAGGTTTGAAATCCCTTTCGGAGGATTTCAAAGCAAAAGTAAAAACCATTGCAGAAGTCCCTGACTTTCTCAAGAAAAATCTTGACGCTAAAAAAGCTTTTTCAATAGTTGTGCTTCTGGTTTCTGCGCTTGTTCTCATCGTCCCGAGCTATGGCGCTGCGATGGAATACACTAAAGGCACGGGAGGTCCCAACGGTCCCTGGATCGAAGCAACCCTCTGGCTAAACTCCAACACTCCTGACCCGGGCCTGGATTTCTATGAAAATTATGAAATTCCCGCTGACGGGGAACTTTACTCCTATCCTGACTCCGCTTATGGTGTCATGTCCTGGTGGGACTACGGCCACTGGATCGAAGTCATCGGTCGAAGAATTCCGAACGCAAACCCCTTCCAGCAGGGGGTCGGTGGCCGCAGGAACAGCCTTGAAGAACCAAACAGACCCGGGGCTTCCACCTTCTTCACCGCTCAGTCCGAAGAAGAGGCCACGGCGGTTCTGGAAGCTATCCATCCTGACCCCGATAAAGTTGCAGCCCGTTACGTCGTCTCAGACGTGGAGATGGCAACAGGCAAGTTCTATGCAATGACTGCCTGGACTCTGGACTCCGAGGGCTACTACGAATCGACCTTTACAGGAAATGGGTACCAGACCCTGCCTGCTCTGCGCTACTACAATTCCATGGAAGCCAGGCTCCACCTCTTTGATGGGACCGGGCTTGAGCAGTACCGCCTGGTCCACGAGACCTGGGCAGGGCAGACAGCTGAAATGGGGTACAAGCAGGTGTTCAATTATCTCTATCTCACTCAGCTTGCTGCGGATGACCCCCGGGGTAAACTTGCCGAGGAGGACACCGGCTACGTGAAGATTTTCGAATACGTAAAAGGTGCAAAAATAAGCGGAACTGCTTCCCCGAATGAGAAGGTCATGATAAACACAATCATTATGACAGGGCAGGGCAGGGATTTTGAATACTCCCAGTCTACAACTGCGGATGCGGAAGGCAGGTACGAGTTCACAGTGCCTTACTCAACCGAAGGGCCGATTTCCGGGGAGACCCAATTTGACACGGCTCCCATCAGGCCTTATCTTGTAAGTTACGGAAGCACGACAAAAGAAGTAGGGGTTAGTGAAGAAGCCGTTTTGAACGGCGAAGAAATTAAAGTTTGA
- the hacB gene encoding homoaconitase small subunit, with the protein MENPIKGRVWIFGTDIDTDVIIPGKYLRTKDMQVFAAHAMEGIDPEFAKNVKAGDIIVAGNNFGCGSSREQAPLALKYAGVACIVAKSFARIFFRNAINVGLPLMEADVVCQEGDEIEVDLLKGEVSVPVRGTFEGNKLPDFLLEILTDGGLVAHRKKLQSQEMKKES; encoded by the coding sequence ATGGAAAACCCTATCAAAGGCCGAGTCTGGATTTTCGGGACCGACATCGATACCGATGTTATCATCCCCGGGAAATACCTGCGGACCAAGGACATGCAGGTCTTTGCAGCCCATGCCATGGAAGGCATAGACCCTGAATTCGCTAAAAATGTGAAGGCTGGAGACATCATTGTTGCCGGGAACAACTTCGGCTGCGGCTCGTCACGGGAACAGGCCCCGCTTGCCCTGAAATATGCCGGTGTGGCCTGCATTGTCGCAAAGTCCTTTGCAAGGATCTTTTTCAGGAATGCCATCAATGTTGGGCTGCCCCTTATGGAAGCGGATGTCGTGTGCCAGGAAGGGGATGAGATCGAGGTTGACCTGCTCAAAGGCGAGGTCTCCGTTCCGGTCAGGGGCACATTCGAAGGAAACAAACTCCCCGATTTCCTGCTCGAGATCCTGACCGATGGGGGGCTTGTGGCGCACAGGAAGAAGCTCCAGAGCCAGGAAATGAAAAAGGAAAGCTGA
- a CDS encoding isocitrate/isopropylmalate family dehydrogenase translates to MTKLAVIEGDGIGREVIPAALEALDAFGLDIEKVSLELGYARWERTGTAMSEEDLEIIKGCDAVLFGAITTVPDPNYKSILLTIRKELDLYANVRPIKPLPGVMGVTGRNDFDFVIVRENTEGLYSGIEELHEDFSTTQRLVTRKGSERIAEYACKLAKERKNRLTIVHKSNVLKSDKLFLDVCRETASARGVESNDMLVDAMAYSLMMRPENYDVVVTTNLFGDILSDMSGALVGSLGLLPSANIGSKYAFFEPVHGSAPDIAGKGIANPLAAILCVKMLLEWMGEKRASLIDEAVGYVLQKKIVPPDLGGNSTTAEIGHAVAEYLKKF, encoded by the coding sequence ATGACGAAACTTGCGGTAATAGAAGGTGACGGAATAGGAAGGGAAGTGATCCCTGCAGCCCTGGAAGCCCTGGATGCTTTCGGGCTCGATATTGAAAAAGTGTCCCTGGAACTTGGATATGCCCGTTGGGAGCGGACCGGGACTGCGATGTCGGAGGAGGACCTCGAGATTATAAAGGGATGCGATGCGGTCCTGTTCGGGGCTATCACTACGGTGCCTGATCCGAACTACAAGAGCATCCTGCTGACCATCCGGAAGGAACTGGACCTCTATGCCAATGTCCGGCCTATAAAGCCCCTGCCCGGAGTTATGGGTGTGACCGGCAGGAATGATTTTGATTTTGTGATTGTCCGGGAAAACACGGAAGGGCTCTATTCCGGAATTGAGGAGCTCCATGAGGATTTTTCCACCACCCAGAGGCTTGTCACCCGGAAAGGTTCCGAAAGGATTGCGGAATATGCCTGCAAACTTGCAAAAGAGAGGAAGAACCGGTTGACCATTGTCCACAAGTCAAATGTCCTTAAATCCGACAAACTTTTCCTGGACGTCTGCCGGGAGACTGCCAGTGCCCGCGGCGTCGAGTCCAATGACATGCTCGTGGATGCCATGGCTTACAGCCTCATGATGCGTCCCGAGAATTACGATGTTGTGGTCACAACCAACCTCTTCGGGGACATCCTGAGCGACATGTCCGGGGCTCTGGTGGGAAGCCTGGGGCTACTGCCAAGCGCGAATATCGGCTCAAAGTACGCCTTTTTCGAGCCCGTACACGGGAGCGCACCTGACATTGCAGGAAAGGGCATTGCAAACCCACTTGCGGCAATTCTCTGCGTAAAGATGCTGCTTGAATGGATGGGGGAAAAAAGAGCTTCACTCATTGACGAGGCTGTCGGCTACGTGCTTCAAAAGAAAATTGTACCTCCCGACCTGGGTGGCAATTCCACCACGGCGGAGATCGGGCATGCGGTTGCAGAATATCTTAAGAAGTTCTGA
- a CDS encoding glycosyltransferase family 2 protein produces the protein MNDITFEGGFKETSELLNCISVIIPVYNDFSGLKDTLKSLIAQKYPSNQFEIIVADNGSSDSTCDVAREFMEKCPETVKLVVENTIQSSYAARNKGIQIAKGSLIAFVDADMTVERDWLSRINASMHKNLADYLGCNVEIYSESESICALYNKMAGFPVEEYVDKRHFAPTCCLVVRRNVFDEVGFFDPKLISSGDYEFGNRVYSSGRKLYYDPSIIMKHPARTSFRQLIKKSFRVGRGFYQLSKFYPELHRNMYRNANPMNKSGSSWKLFTFGKGNDIWDSASIPMKIAFVLIDLANKAVKPVGHFYEKYKGTN, from the coding sequence ATGAATGATATAACTTTTGAAGGTGGTTTCAAAGAAACTTCTGAACTATTGAATTGTATTTCAGTGATCATTCCTGTATACAATGATTTTTCAGGGCTAAAAGACACTTTGAAGAGTTTAATCGCTCAAAAGTATCCTTCAAATCAATTTGAAATAATAGTTGCTGATAATGGTTCCAGCGATAGCACCTGTGATGTTGCCAGGGAATTTATGGAAAAATGCCCTGAAACTGTAAAACTAGTAGTCGAAAACACAATACAAAGTTCCTATGCTGCCCGAAACAAAGGCATACAAATCGCTAAAGGATCTCTCATAGCTTTCGTAGATGCCGACATGACCGTAGAGAGGGACTGGCTATCGAGAATCAACGCCTCAATGCACAAAAACCTGGCCGATTACCTGGGCTGCAATGTGGAAATTTATTCTGAGAGTGAATCTATCTGTGCGCTTTATAACAAAATGGCAGGTTTTCCTGTTGAAGAATACGTTGACAAACGCCATTTCGCTCCTACCTGTTGCCTTGTGGTCCGGAGAAATGTTTTTGACGAAGTTGGTTTTTTTGATCCTAAATTAATTTCCAGCGGGGATTATGAATTCGGGAACAGGGTATATTCCTCGGGTAGAAAATTGTACTATGATCCATCCATAATAATGAAACATCCTGCTCGAACTTCTTTCAGGCAATTGATTAAAAAGTCTTTCCGAGTGGGGAGGGGCTTTTACCAGTTGTCAAAATTTTATCCAGAACTCCACCGGAATATGTACAGAAACGCAAATCCTATGAATAAATCAGGCAGTTCCTGGAAACTGTTTACTTTTGGAAAAGGGAATGATATCTGGGACTCTGCTTCAATTCCAATGAAGATTGCTTTTGTTTTAATTGACCTTGCAAACAAGGCTGTAAAGCCTGTTGGGCATTTTTATGAAAAATATAAAGGTACAAACTGA
- a CDS encoding manganese efflux pump MntP family protein produces MSFLTNFLLALGLAMDAFAVSVSSGSTVRPFRLNDALKMAVFFGGFQAFMPVLGWVGGSAVSGFLSEYAPWIAFALLAFIGGKMIYEALYGDPDGKVSSLSYSVLFLLAVATSIDALAVGISFAFLDTPILEPVIIIGCVTFFMSFWGAILGHRIGHFFESEVEILGGLILIALGVKILVEHLLWI; encoded by the coding sequence ATGTCTTTTCTTACAAACTTCCTTCTAGCTCTCGGGCTTGCCATGGACGCATTTGCAGTATCCGTATCCAGTGGATCGACTGTACGGCCTTTTCGGCTAAATGATGCCCTGAAAATGGCGGTTTTTTTCGGGGGTTTCCAGGCCTTCATGCCGGTGCTGGGTTGGGTCGGGGGAAGTGCGGTAAGTGGCTTTCTCTCGGAGTATGCTCCCTGGATCGCTTTTGCGCTTCTGGCTTTTATCGGAGGCAAAATGATATACGAGGCCCTTTACGGGGACCCGGACGGGAAGGTAAGTTCCCTCAGTTATTCCGTGCTTTTCCTGCTTGCCGTGGCAACAAGCATTGACGCCCTTGCGGTCGGGATCAGCTTTGCGTTTCTGGACACCCCTATTCTTGAGCCCGTAATCATTATAGGCTGTGTGACCTTTTTCATGTCCTTTTGGGGGGCTATCCTGGGGCACAGGATAGGGCATTTCTTTGAAAGTGAGGTTGAAATCCTGGGGGGGCTCATCCTGATTGCGCTTGGCGTTAAAATCCTTGTCGAACACCTGCTATGGATCTAA
- a CDS encoding glycosyltransferase family 4 protein, with protein sequence MAKKKKVIFVHAGTHSFIQQDIEILKNNFDTRCIDVGRKKTNLYQKIKLVTSIVREILWADVAFAWFANNHAYAMVKLAKLLGKKSIVVIGGFEVACEPEIRYGALLEPVLAKRVKYILNNADKIISVSKFSENDILKTSKPKKLKVIHNSIDTNKFRSDQKKEDIVITIGNSTNARCKLKGIDTFVKASAKFPSTKFVVIGDYDIPILKKLKEIQPNVHFTGLIPHEEVALWLKKAKVYCQLSYYESFGVALIEAMSCECVPVITERGAMSEVAGDTGFVVPYGDPEATAEAIKKALLSKNGPSARQRVMELFDTEERERKLVETIRSMS encoded by the coding sequence ATGGCAAAAAAAAAGAAAGTTATATTCGTACATGCTGGGACTCATTCATTTATTCAACAGGACATAGAAATTCTCAAAAACAACTTTGACACCAGATGTATAGATGTGGGGAGAAAAAAAACAAATTTGTATCAAAAAATAAAATTAGTAACCAGTATCGTTAGAGAGATCTTATGGGCTGATGTAGCTTTTGCATGGTTTGCTAATAATCATGCTTATGCAATGGTAAAACTGGCTAAGTTGCTTGGAAAGAAATCTATTGTAGTTATCGGAGGATTTGAAGTCGCCTGTGAACCAGAGATAAGGTATGGAGCCTTGTTAGAGCCAGTACTTGCCAAAAGAGTCAAATATATACTCAATAACGCAGATAAAATCATTTCAGTATCAAAATTCAGTGAAAATGATATTTTGAAGACATCTAAACCTAAAAAACTCAAAGTCATACATAATAGCATAGATACCAATAAATTCAGATCGGATCAAAAAAAAGAAGATATTGTGATCACCATAGGGAATTCCACAAATGCAAGGTGTAAACTTAAAGGAATTGATACTTTTGTAAAAGCTTCTGCAAAATTTCCTAGTACAAAATTTGTGGTTATTGGGGATTATGACATTCCTATTCTTAAAAAATTAAAAGAAATACAACCAAATGTACATTTTACTGGTTTAATACCCCATGAAGAAGTTGCATTGTGGCTAAAAAAAGCTAAAGTATATTGCCAACTTTCATATTATGAATCCTTTGGCGTCGCACTTATTGAAGCCATGTCCTGTGAATGTGTACCTGTTATTACAGAACGTGGGGCAATGTCAGAAGTTGCAGGAGATACCGGATTTGTGGTGCCATACGGAGATCCTGAAGCAACAGCCGAAGCAATTAAAAAAGCACTTTTATCTAAAAATGGGCCTTCTGCAAGGCAAAGAGTTATGGAACTATTTGATACGGAAGAGAGAGAAAGGAAGTTGGTGGAAACTATCAGGTCAATGAGTTAA
- a CDS encoding lipopolysaccharide biosynthesis protein, giving the protein MKKYISDHRDLPKTSRLFGFILNNPLYKGVFILGSGTAVAQLIGIVTMPIITRLYTPSDLGVLAVYSSILAIVGIGATLRYEFAYGLPEEDEDAVNLFGLCLILLFITTTGFTLILLFGRDLLINTFDLVSIKQYTWFLLIGFFGMGLYTMLNYWAIRQRDYKRITYTKINQGVGGSVCKILLGILSFGPLGLILGHIVSHIAGITTLARVMWRKDRENLKDISLSRMKSVAKTYRSFPAFNFPASIVNTMSLKLPPLMLLALYDSQVVGFYALAQMLVVLPGSFISGSMGQAYLGEASKMVRERSRGLRSLYVGTLKHMSVIAVFLIGIPALCAPFVVPFIFGGAWIKAGWYCWPLALMAMVGFVCSPTSFLHIYGYNNWKLIFDITRTLGVIIGFYMCKLFGVDVLTTLIVYSMITAIMYIIMIRLNLKAIYNFTQSIKN; this is encoded by the coding sequence ATGAAAAAATATATCTCTGATCACAGAGACCTGCCTAAAACAAGTCGATTATTCGGTTTCATATTAAATAATCCGCTCTACAAAGGCGTATTTATCCTCGGCAGCGGCACTGCGGTTGCGCAGTTGATCGGGATCGTAACGATGCCGATCATTACACGCCTCTACACCCCGTCAGATCTGGGGGTCCTTGCGGTATACTCATCTATCCTAGCAATTGTCGGAATCGGTGCCACCCTTCGCTATGAATTTGCATATGGGCTCCCCGAAGAAGACGAAGATGCAGTAAATCTCTTTGGGTTGTGTCTCATACTCTTATTTATCACAACAACTGGGTTTACACTCATTCTCCTATTTGGAAGGGACCTGTTGATCAATACCTTTGATCTGGTTTCTATTAAGCAGTATACCTGGTTTCTTCTCATTGGTTTCTTCGGGATGGGCCTTTATACCATGCTGAATTACTGGGCCATCCGGCAGAGGGATTACAAGAGGATCACCTACACAAAGATCAATCAGGGTGTTGGGGGTTCGGTATGCAAGATCCTCCTTGGCATTCTCTCTTTCGGACCACTGGGATTGATTCTTGGGCATATTGTCTCTCATATAGCCGGGATAACCACCCTTGCCCGTGTAATGTGGAGGAAGGATAGGGAAAACCTCAAAGACATATCCTTGAGCCGCATGAAGAGTGTTGCAAAAACATACAGGAGTTTTCCTGCATTTAATTTTCCTGCCTCTATCGTGAACACCATGTCATTGAAGCTTCCGCCCCTCATGCTGCTTGCGCTCTATGATTCACAGGTTGTGGGGTTTTATGCGCTTGCCCAGATGTTGGTAGTGCTTCCAGGCAGTTTTATTTCCGGTTCAATGGGGCAGGCATACCTCGGGGAAGCATCAAAGATGGTTCGAGAGAGATCGCGGGGACTGCGGTCTCTGTATGTGGGAACGCTTAAGCACATGTCGGTTATTGCTGTTTTCTTAATTGGGATCCCGGCGCTGTGTGCTCCCTTTGTTGTTCCGTTCATTTTTGGAGGGGCATGGATAAAGGCAGGATGGTATTGTTGGCCATTAGCATTGATGGCTATGGTTGGGTTTGTTTGCTCTCCAACATCATTTTTGCATATTTATGGGTATAACAATTGGAAGCTCATTTTCGACATTACTCGCACTTTAGGGGTAATTATCGGATTTTATATGTGTAAATTATTTGGAGTTGATGTTTTAACCACACTTATTGTCTACTCGATGATTACCGCTATAATGTATATTATTATGATAAGGTTGAATTTAAAAGCAATATATAATTTCACTCAGTCAATTAAAAACTAA
- a CDS encoding glycosyltransferase encodes MKKALIISCYFPPQGGGGVQRTAKFVKYLPTYGWKPIVLTSKKQIIPVLDQTLLEDIPSDTHIIRTRTLQPRIPKKRNMIHHLIYVISIPDFSIWWIPFAVFEGFKQIKKEKINVIYVTGDPFSSYFIGCILKFFTGKPLIIDFRDAWILDPRRHVRTLMKWRDQIEKLMFKICVKHSEKVVLATPSMKKDFQKYFGSIKHPEKFITITNGFDTEDMEKIENVKKEKNYFNLVYTGSLQSVSRNPSYLFKALCLLKTDNPEIYNKIRLYLVGNIDEKYKQLVYKYGIKDCVKLEGYVSHNKSLGYLKMADSLVFIMESQNNVRQITSGKIFEYIAFKKPILALANQDSDASDIIKEIGSGIFANPIDEKDILAKLLYLYNLWEKNVEMTQLSLENISKYRREGLTKKLADLFEKTV; translated from the coding sequence ATGAAAAAAGCTCTTATAATATCCTGTTATTTCCCCCCCCAAGGAGGTGGAGGAGTACAAAGAACTGCAAAATTTGTAAAGTATCTGCCAACTTACGGGTGGAAACCAATTGTTTTAACTTCTAAAAAACAAATAATCCCAGTTTTAGATCAGACATTGCTAGAAGATATTCCATCAGATACACATATAATCAGAACAAGAACACTCCAACCCAGAATCCCGAAAAAAAGAAACATGATTCATCACTTAATTTATGTAATTTCTATCCCAGATTTCAGTATTTGGTGGATTCCATTTGCAGTTTTTGAAGGATTTAAACAAATTAAAAAGGAAAAAATTAATGTCATTTATGTTACTGGGGACCCTTTTTCAAGTTATTTCATAGGATGCATTTTGAAATTTTTTACAGGCAAACCTTTGATAATTGACTTTAGAGATGCCTGGATACTGGATCCCAGGAGGCATGTCCGCACACTCATGAAGTGGAGAGATCAAATCGAAAAGTTGATGTTCAAAATTTGTGTAAAACATTCTGAGAAAGTAGTTCTTGCAACTCCATCAATGAAAAAAGATTTCCAAAAGTACTTTGGAAGCATAAAACATCCGGAGAAATTTATAACTATAACTAACGGATTTGATACAGAAGATATGGAAAAAATAGAGAATGTAAAAAAAGAAAAAAACTACTTTAATCTCGTTTACACAGGATCTTTACAAAGTGTTTCCAGAAATCCAAGCTACCTATTTAAAGCTCTTTGTTTGCTTAAAACCGATAACCCAGAAATATACAACAAAATAAGATTATACCTTGTAGGTAACATTGATGAAAAGTATAAACAATTAGTATATAAATACGGGATTAAAGACTGCGTAAAATTAGAAGGTTATGTCTCACACAATAAAAGTCTAGGTTATCTCAAAATGGCAGACTCACTAGTTTTTATAATGGAATCACAAAATAACGTTCGACAAATAACTAGCGGAAAAATATTTGAATATATCGCCTTCAAGAAACCTATTTTAGCATTAGCTAATCAAGATAGTGACGCTTCAGATATAATAAAGGAAATTGGATCAGGCATATTTGCAAATCCTATCGATGAAAAGGATATACTTGCAAAATTACTATATCTGTACAATTTATGGGAAAAAAATGTGGAAATGACCCAACTTTCACTTGAAAACATATCAAAATATAGGAGAGAGGGACTTACAAAAAAACTAGCAGACCTATTTGAAAAAACTGTATGA
- a CDS encoding glycosyltransferase, producing the protein MNSLLTLTLFTSLIPITVYSIYIVAVLITKEPEPVKVKNYPRITVSIPTYNESEVIENRIKNLRDINYPSELIHAIVVDDQSTDDTVKLAKKAFKEYGISGEVIVKEKRTGTNASVNLGVSRAKTEIVVTTDADVVFEKNALDYAIGRLLSDEKIGAVCGELEPVIKKSSFTTGSEKAYRSVYGKMCTWESGIDSTYCFNGPLIALKKKAFSPIPETHGASDAGMALRIIRNGYRCLYEPAAKFYEYITEDLGQQRRQKLRRSARLLEATFYNLDLAFSNSRKFGFIVFPLRILMFFIAPAAFFTSVILWAYLAAKISLIYGVGILALFTLALISGISSSNLVSSFIWHQIYLLFSLRYMFKGVHIWKAIDRENV; encoded by the coding sequence ATGAACTCGCTTTTAACGCTCACTCTTTTCACAAGTTTGATACCCATAACAGTTTATTCTATTTACATAGTTGCGGTTTTGATTACAAAAGAACCTGAACCGGTAAAAGTTAAAAATTACCCGCGAATCACTGTTTCAATTCCCACATATAACGAGAGTGAAGTAATTGAAAACAGAATAAAAAACCTGAGAGATATAAATTACCCATCAGAGCTTATCCACGCTATCGTGGTAGACGACCAGTCAACAGATGATACTGTAAAACTGGCTAAAAAAGCATTTAAGGAATACGGGATCTCAGGAGAAGTCATCGTAAAAGAAAAACGTACAGGCACAAACGCATCTGTAAACCTGGGGGTCTCCAGAGCAAAGACCGAGATAGTGGTTACAACCGATGCAGACGTCGTATTTGAAAAGAATGCCCTTGACTATGCTATCGGAAGGCTGTTAAGTGACGAAAAAATCGGAGCGGTTTGCGGCGAGCTTGAACCCGTAATTAAAAAGAGTTCATTCACCACAGGTTCGGAAAAAGCCTATCGTTCGGTTTACGGCAAGATGTGCACCTGGGAAAGTGGGATCGATTCCACTTACTGTTTTAACGGCCCCCTCATAGCTCTTAAGAAAAAAGCCTTTTCTCCAATCCCCGAAACCCATGGGGCGTCGGATGCCGGAATGGCACTTAGGATCATTCGTAACGGATACAGGTGCCTGTATGAGCCAGCCGCGAAGTTTTATGAATATATCACGGAAGACCTCGGGCAGCAGAGAAGGCAGAAACTTAGAAGATCTGCAAGACTGCTTGAGGCTACATTTTACAATCTTGATCTCGCATTTTCGAATTCAAGGAAATTCGGGTTTATCGTATTTCCTTTAAGGATTCTGATGTTTTTCATAGCCCCGGCCGCATTTTTTACGAGTGTTATATTATGGGCGTACCTGGCTGCAAAAATAAGTCTGATATACGGAGTTGGGATCCTGGCTCTGTTTACGCTTGCACTTATATCCGGGATCAGCAGTTCGAATCTCGTATCTTCCTTCATCTGGCACCAGATATACCTTCTGTTTAGTTTGAGGTATATGTTTAAAGGGGTGCATATCTGGAAGGCGATAGATAGGGAGAACGTATAA